A portion of the Sabethes cyaneus chromosome 3, idSabCyanKW18_F2, whole genome shotgun sequence genome contains these proteins:
- the LOC128740473 gene encoding locomotion-related protein Hikaru genki, producing the protein MIPQSSAVAAGAGKICKIEIGKCLLFVTLLTSVCIQTIRTDEGTSDAHPPPTNEPETTTGCPPPDFKISRPRKSFPSTEAPFVTFETTQVNLPQDFTTAELEFIDGGKAAALVGQSVALHDSHDTPFWWEMGIQNAEARESLAAASFPSHYNKKRARRAVRRSGRRLRRSPFGQQDGQENVLHQELTPVIVINNVFNENDSDHSVFDNVFLNSNQLDEEDGEDQPESDDRERYVDRNEIGELSETEVIEVHGVKTRVKRKSGKTTGALSRAKGSGGDSGSKSITRHNKQDTSDLEQDGHKMRDGSVTAEDAQLGQDQGSMVRVKRKSGKATGALSRPKGGSDSGSKSISRNANKGQYDEDGSYVPPLPDSRESPDEEKESEEIEESPELHQFREVMEVRFPGEVGPLGGHRLCKIQCIKGHWVGPLCAMNEHEMDENGQLKFEPLYKRCVVDQIPAHLLLSYKNVSVTSGWDLPHGHTLQARCRDLGLYKLLGETKVLCSNGLWAPKMPNCVPTTLLTNYSDDSPPSIRIKVGVGSAAYEPSGVLAVLPTSTIHLDCMYPRRRGSPEWTWTGWFRQYLTGWSAVPEEKASRYRLTIKDIQSQDSGTYTCASPRGLTNSIVIIVATSQCAALSEPRPPLSLRLEGIKLGQRALYRCPLGYTLQGTANATCLASGNWSSPPPNCHPIQCPPLFLEDPHLSLVELNTSAWGRAVFRCAWGYRLSGPPGLECEPNGHWSGPIPRCRAIQCPQPLVPINGRIDGTSGLNTFGQRRYAVGALVTFSCTEGHLLVGEASIVCTETGFWSHPPPFCKAQCPYPGDPPNGLIAPLKFHYDPGDYLTVQCRPGFVEHGVNGGPPERPRCTPEGDWSGPVPQCRSYEEI; encoded by the exons ATGATTCCCCAATCATCGGCAGTGGCAGCCGGAGcaggaaaaatatgtaaaattgaaatcGGAAAATGTTTGCTTTTCGTCACACTGCTAACGAGTGTTTGCATCCAAACCATCCGAACCGACGAGGGTACCTCGGATGCCCATCCACCGCCGACAAATGAACCCG AAACCACTACCGGCTGTCCCCCACCAGACTTCAAAATCTCGCGACCGCGAAAATCCTTCCCCAGCACTGAGGCTCCCTTCGTTACATTCGAAACTACGCAAGTCAATTTACCGCAGGACTTCACTACCGCCGAGCTAGAGTTTATCGACGGCGGCAAGGCAGCTGCCTTGGTTGGTCAAAGTGTAGCCCTGCACGATTCGCACGATACTCCCTTCTGGTGGGAGATGGGAATACAGAATGCCGAGGCTAGGGAATCTCTGGCAGCGGCATCGTTCCCATCGCACTACAACAAAAAACGGGCTAGACGAGCTGTCAGGCGGTCGGGCCGCCGTCTGCGAAGGTCACCCTTCGGACAGCAGGATGGACAGGAAAACGTTCTGCACCAGGAACTGACACCGGTTATTGTGATCAACAACGTTTTCAATGAGAACGATAGTGATCACAGTGTGTTTGATAATGTGTTTTTAAATAGTAATCAACTAGACGAGGAAGATGGCGAAGATCAGCCGGAGTCGGATGACCGAGAACGGTATGTTGATCGAAATGAAATCGGCGAACTGTCCGAAACGGAGGTGATTGAGGTCCACGGTGTTAAGACAAGAGTAAAGAGAAAGTCGGGTAAAACCACCGGAGCGTTGAGTCGGGCCAAAGGAAGTGGCGGCGATAGCGGAAGTAAGAGTATCACCAGACACAACAAACAAG ATACCTCGGACTTGGAGCAAGATGGCCATAAAATGCGTGACGGAAGCGTTACTGCAGAGGACGCCCAGCTCGGTCAGGACCAAGGGTCCATGGTACGGGTTAAGCGTAAGTCTGGTAAGGCAACCGGTGCGCTCAGTCGGCCGAAAGGCGGCAGCGATAGTGGCAGTAAGAGTATCAGTCGAAATGCCAACAAAG GTCAGTACGATGAGGACGGTAGCTACGTTCCGCCATTGCCAGATTCCCGGGAAAGTCCTGATGAAGAGAAGGAGAGCGAGGAAATTGAAGAAAGCCCAgaattgcatcaattcagaGAAGTCATGGAGGTGCGGTTCCCAGGTGAAGTTGGACCTCTCGGAGGGCACCGGCTCTGCAAGATTCAGTGCATCAAAGGGCACTGGGTGGGACCACTGTGTGCCATGAACGAACATGAAATGGACGAAAATGGTCAATTAAAATTCGAACCCCTATATAAGCGCTGTGTGGTAGATCAAATTCCAGCGCATTTGCTACTAAGCTACAAGAATGTCTCTGTG ACGTCTGGTTGGGACTTACCACATGGACATACTCTTCAAGCTAGATGTCGCGATCTTGGTTTGTATAAACTTCTCGGTGAAACTAAAGTACTCTGTTCAAATGGTCTGTGGGCTCCAAAAATGCCCAATTGCGTGCCGACGACCCTGCTGACAAATTATTCTG ATGACAGTCCGCCATCTATCCGAATCAAGGTAGGCGTAGGATCTGCTGCCTATGAACCGTCCGGAGTACTAGCTGTCCTGCCCACTAGTACAATTCATCTGGATTGCATGTATCCTAGACGTCGAGGTTCACCGGAGTGGACATGGACTGGCTGGTTCCGACAGTACTTGACTG GTTGGTCGGCAGTACCGGAGGAGAAAGCGTCCCGTTACCGCTTAACTATTAAGGACATCCAAAGCCAAGACTCGGGAACGTACACCTGTGCTTCTCCCCGTGGGTTGACGAATAGTATAGTGATAATCGTTGCTA CATCGCAGTGTGCAGCTCTTTCGGAACCGAGACCACCACTTTCGTTGCGATTGGAGGGAATAAAACTGGGTCAGAGAGCTCTCTACAGATGTCCGCTTGGTTACACCTTACAAGGAACCGCTAATGCAACTTGTTTGGCTTCAG GAAACTGGTCTTCGCCTCCTCCAAACTGTCATCCGATTCAGTGTCCTCCGTTGTTCTTAGAAGACCCGCACCTTAGCCTGGTTGAGCTAAATACATCTGCTTGGGGACGTGCCGTATTCCGCTGTGCATGGGGTTACCGCTTAAGCGGACCCCCTGGGCTCGAGTGTGAACCAAATGGGCATTGGAGTGGCCCTATCCCAAGATGCCGTG CAATTCAATGTCCTCAACCCTTGGTACCAATTAACGGTCGGATCGACGGAACCAGCGGACTGAACACGTTTGGCCAGCGTCGCTACGCCGTTGGGGCACTAGTAACGTTCAGTTGTACCGAAGGTCATCTGTTAGTGGGAGAGGCCTCAATAGTGTGCACTGAAACTGGCTTCTGGTCTCACCCGCCGCCATTTT GTAAGGCCCAATGTCCATATCCCGGAGATCCACCGAATGGACTGATAGCGCCGCTCAAGTTCCATTACGATCCGGGAGACTATCTGACAGTCCAGTGCCGGCCCGGCTTTGTCGAGCACGGAGTGAACGGTGGACCACCGGAACGTCCTCGCTGCACGCCGGAAGGTGACTGGTCCGGACCGGTTCCACAGTGtcgaagttatgaggaaatttaa